In one Lolium rigidum isolate FL_2022 chromosome 3, APGP_CSIRO_Lrig_0.1, whole genome shotgun sequence genomic region, the following are encoded:
- the LOC124697432 gene encoding E3 ubiquitin protein ligase DRIP2-like has translation METENGVVRVRRDALTARLTCPLCQDLFREASAFVECLHTFCRECIMKKIDDEEIASCPVCHIDLGIAPEEKLRPDHNIQSIRNKVFPRKTEVDASKVPNITSPAKRKERSLSSLVVETPKITTQTSLTGHRTKAVRRTTTSHITSLIANGTMKLLNNSEGRNQKTEKTSAPQSSKMTTSANKTQINADVIASNQPSSEVGENRETIDNEELQKPLHSLVTESGKRSLRLSLKRKYAAAKEDKMKSTKGEISIRKNVAADKVAITGIRAGKHPNKLKLVDENKGNSSESVSTNDKRTAEDSLTKITEADLQGKPLNSSIEASRNTSLGSGSKSHGATAKEDKIKSTNGKLSIRKDDTVEKLAIAELSLSEHSNKTTTEDNLRKSPEADPRQEPVGSTITGSSHDGVTTPVWFSLVSSPSQVQDKLLPQIPNMYLRIKDRSMQISSVLTYITKKLELASDDKLEILCNEWPICPSTTLHRLREQWLSRKPKQEVRAAVGGPAKEFVMELRYRRRPAAVSLCCMMKTNSVTTSLPCYCST, from the exons aTGGAGACGGAGAACGGGGTGGTTCGCGTGCGGCGGGATGCGCTCACCGCCCGCTTGACATGCCCTCTCTGCCAGGACCTCTTTCGGGAGGCCTCCGCCTTCGTCGAGTGCCTCCACACTT TTTGCCGGGAGTGCATTATGAAGAAAATAGATGATGAAGAGATCGCCTCCTGCCCAGTATGCCACATTGATCTTGGTATCGCTCCTGAAGAGAAACTGAG GCCTGATCACAATATTCAGAGTATCAGGAACAAGGTGTTTCCACGCAAGACAGAAGTTGATGCTTCTAaggttccaaatattacatcgccagcaaagagaaaagagaggtCCCTTTCTTCCTTGGTAGTTGAAACCCCGAAGATAACAACACAGACTAGTCTGACAGGACATAGGACCAAAGCTGTAAGAAGGACAACAACCTCCCATATCACTTCTCTCATTGCAAATGGAACCATGAAATTACTGAATAATTCCGAAGGCCGCAATCAGAAGACTGAGAAAACCTCAGCACCACAGTCTAGCAAGATGACAACATCTGCAAATAAAACGCAG ATTAATGCAGATGTTATAGCCTCAAACCAGCCATCTTCTGAAGTTGGAGAGAATCGTGAGACAATTGACAATGAAGAACTTCAGAAACCCTTACACAGTTTGGTCACGGAAAGTGGGAAGAGATCGCTTAGATTAAGTCTTAAAAGAAAGTACGCTGCCGCCAAGGAGGACAAAATGAAAAGCACAAAGGGTGAAATCTCAATAAGGAAAAATGTCGCAGCAGATAAAGTGGCTATTACTGGAATAAGGGCGGGTAAGCACCCAAACAAGTTAAAACTTGTAGACGAAAACAAAGGCAATTCTTCAGAATCTGTATCAACCAATGATAAAAGAACCGCAGAGGATAGTCTGACGAAAATTACAGAAGCAGACTTGCAGGGAAAACCCTTGAACAGTTCTATTGAGGCAAGCAGGAATACATCACTTGGATCAGGTTCTAAGAGCCATGGCGCTACCGCCAAGGAGGACAAAATTAAGAGCACAAATGGTAAACTCTCCATAAGGAAAGATGACACGGTAGAAAAACTGGCTATTGCTGAACTAAGCCTGAGTGAGCATTCCAATAAAACAACCACGGAGGATAATCTGAGGAAAAGCCCGGAAGCAGACCCACGGCAGGAACCGGTTGGTTCTACAATCACTGGTTCTTCGCATGATGGAGTAACTACCCCAGTCTGGTTTTCACTAGTCTCTTCACCGAGCCA GGTACAAGATAAACTGCTGCCTCAGATACCAAATATGTACTTGAGAATTAA AGATAGGAGTATGCAGATCTCCTCCGTCCTGACTTACATTACAAAGAAACTTGAGCTAGCAAGTGATGATAAG CTGGAGATCCTATGCAATGAATGGCCAATCTGCCCCTCGACAACGCTACACCGCCTACGTGAACAGTGGTTGAGCCGCAAGCCAAAGCAGGAGGTCCGGGCGGCGGTGGGCGGCCCGGCCAAGGAGTTTGTCATGGAGCTTCGCTACCGCCGGCGGCCAGCGGCCGTATCTCTGTGCTGCATGATGAAGACAAACTCCGTGACAACCTCCCTCCCATGCTACTGCAGCACCTAG
- the LOC124697433 gene encoding E3 ubiquitin protein ligase DRIP1-like: METETGVVRVRRDALTARLTCPLCQDLFREASAFVECLHTFCRECIMKKIDDEEIASCPVCHIDLGIAPEEKLRPDHNIQSIRNKVFPRKTEVDASKVPNITSPAKRKERSLSSLVVETPKITTQTSLTGHRTKAVRRTTTSHITSLIANGTMKLLNNSEGRNQKTEKTSAPQSSKMTTSANKTKINADVIASNQPSSEVGENRETIDNEEFQKPLHSLVTESGKRSLRLSLKRKYAAAKEDKMKSTKGEISIRKNVAADKVAITGIRAGKHPNKLKLVDENKGNSSESVSTNDKRTTEDSLTKITEADLQGKPLNSCIEASRNTSLGSGSKSHGATAKEDKIKSTNGKLSIRKDDTVEKLAIAELSLSEHSNKTTTEDNLRKSPEADPRQEPVGSTITGSSHDGVTTPVWFSLVSSPSQVQDKLLPQIPNMYLRIKDRSMQISSVLTYITKKLELASDDKLEILCNEWPICPSTTLHRLREQWLSRKPKQEVRAAVGGPAKEFVMELRYRRRPAAVSLCCMMKTKGLNEKKAALDAKTDTSVSTAKLETLRKELEALEERIRDLGSLRYFLGIEVQSVTDGLSLS; the protein is encoded by the exons aTGGAGACGGAGACCGGGGTGGTCCGCGTGCGGCGGGATGCGCTCACCGCCCGCTTGACATGCCCTCTCTGCCAGGACCTCTTTCGGGAGGCCTCCGCCTTCGTCGAGTGCCTCCACACTT TTTGCCGGGAGTGCATTATGAAGAAAATAGATGATGAAGAGATCGCCTCCTGCCCAGTATGCCACATTGATCTTGGTATCGCTCCTGAAGAGAAACTGAG GCCTGATCACAATATTCAGAGTATCAGGAACAAGGTGTTTCCACGCAAGACAGAAGTTGATGCTTCTAaggttccaaatattacatcgccagcaaagagaaaagagaggtCCCTTTCTTCCTTGGTAGTTGAAACCCCGAAGATAACAACACAGACTAGTCTGACAGGACATAGGACCAAAGCTGTAAGAAGGACAACAACCTCCCATATCACTTCTCTCATTGCAAATGGAACCATGAAATTACTGAATAATTCCGAAGGCCGCAATCAGAAGACTGAGAAAACCTCAGCACCACAGTCTAGCAAGATGACAACATCTGCAAATAAAACGAAG ATTAATGCAGATGTTATAGCCTCAAACCAGCCATCTTCTGAAGTTGGAGAGAATCGTGAGACAATTGACAATGAAGAATTTCAGAAACCCTTACACAGTTTGGTCACGGAAAGTGGGAAGAGATCGCTTAGATTAAGTCTTAAAAGAAAGTACGCTGCCGCCAAGGAGGACAAAATGAAAAGCACAAAGGGTGAAATCTCAATAAGGAAAAATGTCGCAGCAGATAAAGTGGCTATTACTGGAATAAGGGCGGGTAAGCACCCAAACAAGTTAAAACTTGTAGACGAAAACAAAGGCAATTCTTCAGAATCTGTATCAACCAATGATAAAAGAACCACAGAGGATAGTCTGACGAAAATTACAGAAGCAGACTTGCAGGGAAAACCCTTGAACAGTTGTATTGAGGCAAGCAGGAATACATCGCTTGGATCAGGTTCTAAGAGCCATGGCGCTACCGCCAAGGAGGACAAAATTAAGAGCACAAATGGTAAACTCTCCATAAGGAAAGATGACACGGTAGAAAAACTGGCTATTGCTGAACTAAGCCTGAGTGAGCATTCCAATAAAACAACCACGGAGGATAATCTGAGGAAAAGCCCAGAAGCAGACCCACGGCAGGAACCGGTTGGTTCTACAATCACTGGTTCTTCGCATGATGGAGTAACTACCCCAGTCTGGTTTTCACTAGTCTCTTCACCGAGCCA GGTACAAGATAAACTGCTGCCTCAGATACCAAATATGTACTTGAGAATTAA AGATAGGAGTATGCAGATCTCCTCCGTCCTGACTTACATTACAAAGAAACTTGAGCTAGCAAGTGATGATAAG CTGGAGATCCTATGCAATGAATGGCCAATCTGCCCCTCGACAACGCTACACCGCCTACGTGAACAGTGGTTGAGCCGCAAGCCAAAGCAGGAGGTCCGGGCGGCGGTGGGCGGCCCGGCCAAGGAGTTTGTCATGGAGCTTCGCtaccgccggcggccggcggccgtaTCTCTGTGCTGCATGATGAAGACAAAGGGGCTTAATGAGAAGAAGGCAGctctggacgccaaaactgacacctctgtcagcactgctAAACTTGAGACCCTGCGAAAGGAGTTGGaagcccttgaagagaggatccgg GATCTTGGCTCTCTTcgttattttcttggcattgaggttcagTCAGTTACTGATGGTCTCTCCTTATCTTAG